GATAATTTAATTACTGACCTGCTGCCTGTATACACCAATTTACAATGACCAGGTTACTGAGGTAGCTAGACATGTTCTTAAATTAAGTCATTTCTTAAAATGATTTTGCTGTTAAATCTTGTACTGCAATTTTATTCAATCCTGTGAGCGCCAAAAATTAAATTCCATTCATCAACATAGTATCGAGGTGGAGGCAGAGATGTATAACACAGAGGGCTTAAAACCTTAGATGAAAtcaaagctgtttacatggctagcTACAACTCAAGGTAAGAGAAAAACGTGTTATTAGGGTGAACAAATTACATCACAGTGGTTGTTACTTACATAGTCCTCAAACTTGGTGATCTCCTCCTCCAGAATGTCTGTTCCAACTTTGTCATCCTCAACCACGCAGTTGATTTGCAGCTTCTTGATGCCGTAGCCAACTGGCACCAGTTTGGATGCTCCCCACAGGAGCCCATCCATCTGCACCGAGCGCACACACTCCTCCAGCTTCACCATATCAGTCTCATCATCCCACTAAGGGAACACATGGAGGAGGGGGACACACCGAACAATATTTAACCAGACAGTTATAATAAGACATTTTGCAGCAAAACTTTCAACATATGTTGAATGACACAGCATACTAATTTTGACTACATgcatgtttaacttattttgttggacAATTGAGCTAATAAATGCATTGGATGCATTGTTTGCAATGCATCGTTTCATTCTGGctacatcatttaaaaatatttaagtaGATAAATTAAGTGGAAATTAATTTAAAAGGAGATTAAACCCAAACTATCTTTTTTCTTCACCTTTTATCCGAAACAAGAAAATCATTCAATCAAGAATCATTGTACAAACTAGTCCATGGCCTGGTGAGACAGATTTCCTGATTTTACATTTTCCACAACCGTAGGTTCCCTGTATGAGAACAAAACTACAATGGAACTAGCATTTTAATGAGCAACATGATACAGTTTAAGAGGACACGTACGGGCTTGACGTCCAACAGGATAGATGACTTGGCGATGAGGGCAGGTTTCTTGGACTTCTTGGCTGCATAGGCATCAACGCGCTCCTGCTTAAGGCGTGCTGCCTCCTCGTCGTCCTCATCACTGCCGAACAAGTCAATGTCATCGTCATCACCGTTTTCCACCTTTACTGGAGCAGCCTTGACTGGAGCAGACTGGTCACAACAATGGAAAAGGACAGGAACTCTCTGTGAAGGTCTGCTCTTGAGAAGGCTTTTTCC
This is a stretch of genomic DNA from Sander vitreus isolate 19-12246 chromosome 12, sanVit1, whole genome shotgun sequence. It encodes these proteins:
- the eef1da gene encoding eukaryotic translation elongation factor 1 delta a (guanine nucleotide exchange protein) isoform X3 — its product is MSGLQCLASENIWFDKQRYDEAEKCFYEGANGPSTQVKTSLQQPKGRQQKRQHRNSSSHAGDQELVSRMKSMELENQTLHKVVVEMRAALQKLESRVAMLEKSPAAVPCAKSAPVKAAPVKVENGDDDDIDLFGSDEDDEEAARLKQERVDAYAAKKSKKPALIAKSSILLDVKPWDDETDMVKLEECVRSVQMDGLLWGASKLVPVGYGIKKLQINCVVEDDKVGTDILEEEITKFEDYIQSVDVAAFNKI